The proteins below are encoded in one region of Candidatus Cloacimonadota bacterium:
- the ftcD gene encoding glutamate formimidoyltransferase, whose translation MKLMECVPNFSEGRDQSVLDAIAAAIKTVKNVALLDVDPGADTNRTVFTMAGEPEAVVEAAFQAIKKAAELIDMSKHHGEHPRMGATDVCPFIPISDMTMEECVEYARKLGERVGDELGIPVYLYENAASKPEWKNLANVRSGEYEALPQKAQDPSWKPD comes from the coding sequence ATGAAATTGATGGAATGCGTTCCAAATTTTAGTGAAGGCAGAGACCAAAGCGTATTGGATGCCATCGCAGCGGCTATTAAAACCGTGAAGAATGTAGCTCTTTTGGATGTCGATCCCGGAGCCGATACCAACCGTACAGTTTTTACGATGGCGGGGGAACCGGAAGCTGTGGTTGAAGCAGCATTTCAAGCTATCAAAAAAGCAGCTGAATTGATCGATATGAGTAAACACCACGGTGAACATCCCCGCATGGGCGCTACCGATGTGTGCCCATTTATCCCGATCTCGGATATGACGATGGAAGAATGTGTGGAATATGCACGTAAACTGGGAGAAAGAGTGGGAGATGAATTGGGAATTCCTGTATATCTCTATGAAAATGCCGCTTCAAAGCCGGAATGGAAGAACCTGGCCAATGTTCGCTCCGGCGAATATGAAGCGCTGCCTCAAAAGGCCCAGGATCCATCTTGGAAACCTGAT
- a CDS encoding hemolysin family protein — MFQSLLIFVVLLFFLVMSFFFSGLESGLISIDQIALEHSSRRSRRDASLLRFIRMPDKFLGTTLISNNVANAILSSLSTLFVAQMEGSALDPRFTSLVVGTIVLIFGEIVPKAVFRDHADRIVPRLYPLLIFFYYIFRPFVAIVSYINLALRKLLKLTENNQYDYLTKDDISFLLAESSEDGAMQPQLEMIEDALDLKELDARNVMVPRTDIVAIAENASIQEVIELARDEGFTRYPVYRNSIDDIIGVLIIYDILKKDIKDNVTAGEIVHEPYFAPENMDVDVLLKEMQSQRKSMAIIVDSYGGTAGIVTIEDILEEIVGEIEDEYDDDEIPDVEQISANTWIAMADVEIDRLADDYGIELPEGDYETIAGLILDHLEKIPNQGQFITVEPYRIQVLQATDKKIVKVKIHKQTR, encoded by the coding sequence ATGTTCCAGAGCTTGTTGATCTTTGTAGTACTGCTGTTTTTCTTGGTGATGTCATTCTTCTTTTCTGGTTTGGAGTCCGGATTGATCTCCATCGACCAGATTGCTCTGGAGCACAGTTCCCGCCGTAGTCGCCGCGATGCATCTCTATTGCGTTTTATCCGTATGCCGGACAAGTTTTTGGGAACTACTTTAATCAGCAATAACGTGGCCAATGCCATTCTATCTTCACTTTCCACACTATTTGTGGCCCAAATGGAGGGTTCTGCTTTGGATCCGCGCTTCACCTCACTGGTAGTAGGTACCATTGTCCTGATATTTGGTGAGATCGTACCCAAGGCTGTATTTAGAGACCATGCCGATAGGATTGTACCCCGCTTATATCCTCTGCTAATCTTCTTCTACTATATATTCCGTCCTTTTGTGGCGATTGTAAGCTACATCAATCTGGCATTGCGCAAGCTGTTGAAGCTTACTGAGAACAATCAATACGATTATCTTACGAAAGACGACATCAGCTTTCTTTTGGCGGAAAGCAGTGAAGACGGAGCTATGCAGCCCCAATTGGAGATGATCGAGGACGCTCTGGATCTGAAAGAGCTGGACGCACGTAATGTGATGGTTCCGCGCACTGATATAGTTGCCATAGCAGAAAACGCAAGCATCCAGGAAGTGATAGAATTGGCCAGGGACGAAGGCTTTACCCGCTATCCTGTTTATCGCAATAGCATCGACGACATTATCGGAGTATTGATAATCTACGATATTCTCAAAAAAGACATTAAGGATAATGTAACAGCAGGCGAGATTGTTCATGAACCTTACTTTGCCCCTGAAAACATGGACGTGGATGTACTATTGAAAGAGATGCAATCTCAAAGGAAATCCATGGCGATAATCGTGGATTCTTATGGCGGAACTGCAGGTATCGTAACCATTGAAGACATCCTGGAAGAGATCGTAGGCGAGATAGAAGACGAATATGACGACGATGAAATCCCGGATGTGGAACAGATCAGCGCCAACACCTGGATTGCCATGGCAGATGTGGAAATAGACCGCTTGGCGGATGACTACGGCATCGAGCTCCCCGAGGGCGATTATGAGACTATCGCCGGACTCATCCTTGATCATCTGGAAAAGATACCAAATCAAGGGCAGTTTATCACAGTGGAGCCTTATCGAATCCAAGTGTTACAAGCCACAGACAAGAAAATTGTAAAAGTAAAAATACATAAACAAACGAGGTAA
- the prfA gene encoding peptide chain release factor 1 has protein sequence MIPIDKLDALKEEFLILQGRVSDTALISDTRKYRDMMRRYKELEAITDCYAEYSRVQQELVATKSLLASENDPEMIAMAKEEITDLDRSLEEIELRLRDLLIPGDPNDEKNAIIEIRAGTGGEEAALFVADLFRMYNYYADMKGWKIQVIDTNETGLGGYKEVVMQLSGENAYGLMRFESGVHRVQRVPVTESGGRIHTSAVTVAVLPEADDIDIEVSDNDLRIDVYRSSGNGGQSVNTTDSAVRITHIPTGLVVTCQDEKSQIKNKAKALKVLRSKLLDLEISRQEQEIASSRKAQVSTGDRSAKIRTYNFPQSRVTDHRINLTSYNLDGFLAGNIDEFIQSLRVAWRNEKVNG, from the coding sequence ATGATCCCCATTGACAAACTGGATGCTCTGAAAGAAGAGTTTCTCATACTCCAGGGACGCGTTTCGGATACTGCGTTGATCTCAGATACCCGAAAGTACAGAGATATGATGCGGCGCTACAAGGAGTTGGAGGCCATCACGGATTGTTACGCCGAATACAGTCGTGTACAGCAGGAATTGGTGGCCACCAAAAGCCTTTTGGCAAGCGAAAATGACCCTGAGATGATTGCCATGGCGAAGGAAGAGATTACAGATCTGGATAGAAGCCTTGAGGAGATCGAGCTGCGCCTTCGCGATCTCTTGATTCCCGGGGATCCTAACGACGAAAAGAACGCCATTATCGAGATTCGCGCAGGTACCGGTGGGGAAGAAGCAGCGCTGTTTGTGGCAGATCTCTTTAGAATGTACAATTATTATGCCGATATGAAAGGCTGGAAGATACAGGTGATAGATACCAATGAGACCGGATTGGGCGGTTACAAGGAAGTTGTGATGCAGCTTAGCGGAGAGAATGCCTATGGCCTGATGCGTTTTGAAAGTGGGGTACACCGGGTTCAGCGCGTACCGGTAACCGAGTCTGGAGGCAGAATTCACACCTCAGCAGTTACCGTGGCTGTACTGCCGGAAGCTGATGATATAGATATTGAAGTGAGCGACAACGACTTGCGCATAGATGTATATCGCAGTAGCGGAAATGGTGGACAGAGTGTGAATACCACCGATTCTGCCGTTCGTATCACTCACATACCCACTGGACTGGTGGTCACCTGCCAAGACGAAAAGTCTCAGATCAAGAATAAGGCCAAAGCACTAAAGGTCTTGCGCAGTAAACTTCTGGATCTGGAAATCAGCCGCCAGGAACAAGAGATCGCCTCCTCCCGCAAAGCTCAGGTCTCCACAGGGGATCGCTCTGCCAAGATCAGAACCTACAATTTTCCTCAATCCAGAGTAACAGATCATAGAATAAACTTGACAAGTTACAATCTGGACGGTTTTCTGGCAGGAAACATCGATGAATTCATCCAATCACTGCGTGTGGCATGGAGGAATGAGAAGGTAAACGGATAA